Proteins from a genomic interval of Acidimicrobiia bacterium:
- a CDS encoding N-acetyltransferase, with protein MNAPFVPVDFVVPESFVGPGFRLEPLAAAHNERDHAAWMSSIEHILATPGSETWGGSWPVPMTLEENLSDLNRHAKEFAERVAFAYSILDGDDVVGCLYIKPTDMDDHDVEVKSWVRASRAELDRVVWEAVSDWLATVWPFLNPCYAPRP; from the coding sequence GTGAATGCTCCGTTCGTTCCTGTCGACTTTGTTGTGCCCGAATCGTTTGTAGGCCCTGGATTCCGCCTCGAGCCTCTGGCTGCAGCTCACAACGAACGTGATCATGCGGCGTGGATGTCGAGCATCGAACACATCCTCGCGACCCCCGGCTCCGAAACCTGGGGTGGGAGTTGGCCGGTTCCGATGACTCTTGAGGAAAACCTTTCCGATTTGAATCGGCATGCCAAGGAGTTCGCCGAGCGGGTCGCTTTTGCCTACTCGATCCTCGATGGCGACGACGTGGTCGGCTGCCTGTATATCAAGCCGACCGACATGGACGACCACGATGTCGAGGTGAAGTCATGGGTTCGGGCTTCACGAGCAGAGTTGGATCGGGTGGTTTGGGAGGCCGTGTCTGATTGGCTGGCCACCGTCTGGCCGTTCCTGAATCCCTGCTACGCACCGAGGCCGTAG
- the ligD gene encoding non-homologous end-joining DNA ligase — MLRFGMSGLPPEGVDDAVFLDELVSRGHSAYELGFTKDFPWKEKRCVAFGKAAAERGIDVSLHAPYFAILTGADDEKAKLPVSALEHSMKLGRALGARIICAHIGVHGDREPAATMDLVRRRLDYLSPKIAHLGVALGFETSGNDNNFGSIGDIALLAEEFPFVYPLIDWAHVHATTRGALTSVEAFDQVLGFVIDSFPEWKTDPLQCQFSDNEFGEHGEIRHVRYGTGTLRIEPLIEAAWNRGIDMVVISESRDRESHDEIYAEAVVATVRVRGSDEGRPVGSHMAGAPRQVNVLKEADRWRVLRTRRPLSVSNVDKEMFPGEFTKGDMIQYYASVAPLLLPHLADRPISMSRYPNGIGGASFYEKRAPGHQPDWMATGLVSSESMGGDIDFLLAANRESLMWFANMGCIELHPFHSRWTTPDTPDWAVFDLDPAGEVTWQQVVDTARLLETLLGQLGLVGFPKLSGSRGIHVYVPLAAGHTQERVRNFVYAVGKLMAAANPVDITMEWDKPKRGNRVFIDAFRNATGQTIASVYSIRPRPGAPISIPILWDELDDLKNGDITLANVWDRLAKHGDLFAGVLSCNQDLTGAEEALQLP; from the coding sequence ATGTTGCGCTTCGGGATGTCCGGATTGCCGCCCGAAGGGGTGGACGATGCAGTCTTCTTGGATGAGCTCGTTTCTCGCGGGCACTCGGCGTACGAACTCGGCTTCACGAAAGACTTTCCCTGGAAAGAGAAACGTTGTGTTGCCTTCGGGAAAGCTGCCGCGGAGCGAGGCATCGACGTCTCGCTTCACGCTCCCTACTTTGCCATTCTGACCGGAGCCGACGACGAAAAGGCCAAGCTGCCGGTATCGGCGCTGGAGCATTCGATGAAACTTGGCAGAGCCCTCGGAGCCCGGATCATCTGTGCCCACATCGGGGTCCATGGCGATCGTGAGCCGGCGGCGACGATGGACCTGGTTCGCCGGCGGCTCGATTACCTGTCGCCCAAGATCGCCCACCTCGGCGTGGCGCTCGGGTTCGAAACGTCGGGTAACGACAACAACTTCGGGTCCATTGGAGACATCGCGCTGCTCGCCGAAGAATTCCCTTTCGTCTACCCGCTGATCGACTGGGCTCATGTTCACGCAACGACGCGGGGAGCTCTCACTTCGGTGGAAGCGTTCGACCAGGTTCTCGGATTCGTGATCGATTCCTTCCCGGAGTGGAAAACCGATCCGCTGCAATGCCAGTTTTCGGACAACGAGTTCGGTGAGCACGGAGAGATCCGACACGTTCGGTACGGTACGGGGACCCTTCGCATTGAGCCCCTTATCGAGGCAGCCTGGAATCGTGGCATTGACATGGTCGTCATCTCCGAATCGCGGGATCGAGAGAGCCACGATGAGATCTACGCCGAAGCGGTCGTTGCCACCGTCAGAGTTCGCGGGTCTGACGAAGGGCGCCCGGTCGGATCGCATATGGCCGGGGCTCCGCGTCAGGTCAACGTCCTCAAAGAAGCGGATCGGTGGCGAGTTCTGCGGACCCGGCGGCCTTTGTCGGTTTCAAACGTTGACAAGGAAATGTTCCCTGGTGAGTTCACCAAAGGCGACATGATTCAGTACTACGCCTCGGTCGCCCCACTCCTGCTTCCCCATCTGGCCGATCGCCCCATTTCGATGAGCCGATATCCAAACGGTATTGGCGGGGCATCCTTCTACGAAAAGCGGGCGCCCGGCCACCAGCCGGATTGGATGGCGACCGGCCTGGTGTCGTCTGAATCGATGGGCGGTGACATCGACTTTCTTCTGGCGGCCAACCGGGAATCACTTATGTGGTTCGCCAACATGGGTTGCATTGAGTTGCATCCGTTCCACTCTCGATGGACCACGCCCGATACGCCTGACTGGGCCGTGTTCGACTTGGACCCCGCTGGTGAGGTGACCTGGCAGCAGGTGGTGGACACAGCCCGTCTGTTGGAGACGCTGCTTGGTCAGCTTGGTCTGGTCGGGTTCCCCAAACTGTCAGGGTCTCGGGGGATTCATGTGTACGTTCCGCTCGCCGCGGGTCACACCCAAGAACGGGTCCGGAATTTTGTGTATGCCGTCGGCAAGCTGATGGCGGCTGCCAATCCGGTCGACATCACCATGGAATGGGATAAACCGAAGCGCGGCAATCGGGTTTTCATCGACGCCTTTCGGAACGCCACCGGCCAAACCATCGCATCCGTCTACTCGATCCGACCTCGTCCGGGAGCTCCGATCTCAATCCCCATCCTGTGGGATGAGTTGGATGATCTGAAGAACGGCGACATCACCCTGGCCAATGTGTGGGATCGCCTTGCCAAACACGGTGATCTGTTCGCGGGCGTGCTGTCCTGCAATCAGGATCTCACCGGCGCCGAAGAAGCCCTCCAACTCCCCTGA